Sequence from the Curtobacterium sp. MCLR17_007 genome:
CGTCGACTCCGAGATCGACAAGCGCCTCGACGCCGTCGGCACGGACGAGGCCAAGGCCCTCAAGTCGAAGGCCGGCATCGCCAACGCGCAGCTCGCCTACCAGGTCTGGACCCAGGCCTTCGCCTCGGAGCGTGCCCTCGGCCTGCTCGAGGCCGGTGCCAACACGCAGCGTCCGCTCTGGGCCTCGACCGGCGTCAAGGACCCGTCGCTGCCCGACACGCTGTACGTGACCGAGCTCGCCGCACCGAACACGGTCAACACCATGCCCGGCAAGACGCTGGAGGCCACGTTCGACCACGGCGAGATCCACGGTGACGCGATCGCTGGACAGTACGACGACGCCAACCGGGTCATGGACCAGCTCGCCGCGCAGGGCATCGACTACGACGACGTCGTGGCGCTCCTCGAGAAGGAGGGCGTGGACAAGTTCAACGTCTCCTGGGGTGAGCTCGTCGACACCGTGAAGACGGCCCTCGAGAACGCCAAGAAGTAGTGACTGTCTCCATCGCCGCCAGCGGTGACGCGGCGCGGGCCATCGAACAGGTGGTCCCGCGCCTCGTCACCGACCTGGTGGCGTCGGGCATCACCGCCCAGGACCCCGACCTCTGGGGCCCCTCGGCGGAGACCGAGGCCGCATCGCGCCTCGGCTGGGTCGAGGCAGTGGCGGTCTCGCGGCCGCTCGTGGCCCGCATCGTCGAGCTGCGGGAGCAGCTGCTGGCCGACGGGGTCGACCACGTCGTCCTCGCCGGCATGGGTGGCTCGTCCCTCGCCCCCGAGGTCATCACCCGGACCGCGGGTGTCCCCCTGACGGTGCTCGACTCGACCGACCCCGCCCAGGTCACCGCGGCGCTGACCGACCGCCTCGAGCGCACCGTGCTCGTCGTGTCGTCCAAGTCGGGCTCCACGCTCGAGACCGACTCGCAGCGCCGGGCCTACGAGCAGGCGTTCCGCGACGCCGGCATCGACCCCGCCCAGCGGATCGTCGTGGTCACGGACCCGGGCTCCCCGCTCGAGGCATCCGCGACCGACGCCGGCTACCGCGTCTTCACCGCCGACCCCACGGTCGGCGGGCGGTACTCCGCACTGACCGCCTTCGGGCTGGTGCCCGCGGGACTGGCGGGTGCGGACATCGCCGAACTGCTCGACGAGGCGGACGCGATCTCGGCGTTGCTCGCGGTCGACATCGACGAGAACCCCGGGCTCGTGCTCGGAGCGGTCCTCGCCGGGACGTCGCCGCTGCGGGACAAGATCGGCATCGTCCCGGACGGCACCCACATCATCGGGTTCGCCGACTGGGCCGAGCAGCTGATCGCCGAGTCCACGGGCAAGTCCGGGACGGGCCTGCTCCCCGTCGTGCTCGACGTGGACGCCCCCGAGCTCACCGCGGACCTGCCCGACCTGCAGGTCATCCGGCTGGTCGGCTCCCGCGACGACGAACGCCACGTCGCCGAGGGCGAGGTCGAGATCACCGGCACGCTCGGCGGCCAGTTCCTGGTGTGGGAGTACGCCGTGGCCGTCGCCGGGCGACTGCTCGGCATCGACCCCTTCGACCAGCCCGACGTCGAGGCGGCCAAGGTCGCCACCCGTGCGCTGCTCGACGGCGACGGCACGCCCGTCCCGTCGGCCGCGCCGTCCTTCCAGGACCGCGGCGTGACCGTGACCGCGACCGGTCTCGAGACCGGCGGCGGCCTCGACCAGGCCATGTCGAGCCTCCTGTCAGGCGTGGGTGCCGACGGCTACGTCGCCATCCAGGCCTACGTCGACCGCAACGTGAACCGCGAACTCGCGGTGCTGCGCGACGTCGTCGCCGAGCACGTCGGCCGACCAGTCACCTTCGGGTGGGGTCCGCGCTTCCTGCACTCCACCGGCCAGTACCACAAGGGCGGACCCGCGACGGGGGTGTACCTGCAGATCCTCGCCGACGATGCGGGCGACCTGCCGATCCCCGGTCGGCCCTTCACGTTCGGCCAGCTCATCCGGGCCCAGGCTGCCGGGGACGCCAGCGTCCTCGCCCAGCACGGTCGTCCGGTGCTGACGCTGTCGTCCGGGGACCTCCCGGCACTGACGGACGTCGTCACCGCGGCGCTGCAGGGGCCCACACCCACTTCCTGACACCAAAGGAGTTCACCGACACATGTCACCGGTGGCGATCACCCCGGAGCACAACCCGCTCCGGTTGCCCACGGACCGTCGACTGAACCGGATCGCGGGTCCGAGCACCCTCATCATCTTCGGCGTGACGGGCGACCTGTCCCGCAAGAAGCTGATGCCCGCGGTCTACGACCTCGCGAACCGGGGGCTCCTGCCGCCCGGGTTCGCGTTGGTCGGGTTCGCTCGGCGTGACTGGGAGGACCAGGACTTCTCCCAGCTCGTCCACGACGCGGTCAAGGAGCACTCGCGGACACCCTTCGACGAGGACGTCTGGCGGCAGCTCGAACAGGGCATCCGCTTCGTCCAGGGGTCGTTCGACGACCCCGAGGCGTTCGTCCAGCTCAAGGAGACCGTCGACGCGCTCGACGCCGAGCGGGGAACGCTCGGCAACCACGCCTTCTACCTGTCCATCCCGCCCAAGATGTTCCCGGTCGTCACCGAGCAGCTCAAGCTGTCCGGCCTGACCGAGAAGGCCGAGGGGTCGTGGAGTCGTGTCGTCGTGGAGAAGCCCTTCGGGTCCGACCTGCGCACCGCACGCGAGCTGAACGCCATCGTCGAGAGCGTCTTCGCGCCCGACGACGTGTTCCGCATCGACCACTACCTCGGCAAGGAGACGGTCCAGAACCTCCTGACGCTGCGGTTCGCGAACCAGATGTACGAACCGATCTGGAACTCGAACTACGTGGACCACGTGCAGATCACGATGGCCGAGGACATCGGCGTCGCCGGACGCGCTGCGTACTACGACGGCATCGGTGCGGCGCGCGACGTCATCCAGAACCACCTGCTGCAGCTCCTCGCGCTCACCGCGATGGAGGAGCCCGTCTCGTTCAAGGCCGGACACCTCCGTGCCGAGAAGGAGAAGGTGCTCTCCGCCGTGGAGCTGCCGTCCGACCTCAGCACGGCGACCGCCCGCGGGCAGTACGACGGCGGCTGGCAGGGCGGCGAGAAGGTCCTCGGGTTCCTCGAGGAAGCGGGCATGAACCCCGAGTCCACGACCGAGACCTTCGCGGCGATCAAGTTGAACATCGCCACGCGGCGTTGGCAGGGTGTGCCGTTCTACCTGCGTGCCGGCAAGCGCCTCGGCCGCCGTGTCACGGAGATCGCGATCGTCTTCAAGCGCGTCCCCGAGGACGTCTTCGGCATCCCGCAGTCGCCGCTCGGCCAGAACGCGCTGGTCATCCGCGTGCAGCCGGACGAGGGCGTCACGCTCCGCTTCGGCTCGAAGGTCCCCGGCGTCGGCACCCAGGTGCGCGACGTGACGATGGACTTCGGCTACGGCCACGCGTTCACCGAGGCATCCCCCGAGGCGTACGAGCGACTCATCCTCGACGTACTTCTCGGCGACCCACCGCTGTTCCCGCGCCACCAAGAGGTGGAGCTCTCCTGGAAGATCCTCGACCCCATCGAGGAGTTCTGGCGCACGCAGGGCCAGCCCGAGCAGTACCGTCCCGGCACGTGGGGTCCGGCCTCGGCCGACGACCTGCTGACCCGCGACGGCCGGACCTGGAGGCGTCCATGAAGATCGACCTGCCGAACACCACGGTCTCGAAGATCCAGAAGACCCTCGTCCACATCCGCGAAGAGGGTGGCGCCGTCGCACTCGGTCGCGTCCTGACGCTGATCATCTCCACGGCCCTGGGCCACGAGGAAGAGGCGATCGCGGCCGCGAACGAGGCATCACGCGAGCACCCGATGCGCGTCATCATCGTGTCGAAGAACGACGGCGACATCGCCTCGCCCGGTCGGCTCGACGCGCAGATCCGCGTCGGCAGCGACGCGGGTGCGAGTGAGGTCATCGTCCTGCGCGCGTACGGCGAGACGGCAACGAACGAGGAGAGCCTGGTCACCGGCCTGCTGCTCCCCGACGCGCCGGTCATCGCCTGGTGGCCCGGGATCGCGCCGCTGAAGCCGGCCGAGTCGTCGCTCGGCCGCATCGCCCAGCGGCGCATCACCGACGCGGCCACACAGAAGGACCCGAGCGCGGCGATCACCGCACTGGCCGAGTCGTACGTGCCGGGTGACACCGACTTCGCGTGGACCCGGCTGACGCTCTGGCGCAACCAGCTCGCCGCGGCGCTCGACCAGCCGCCGTACGAGCCGATCACCGGTGTCGAGGTGTCGGGGGCGAGCGACAGCCCGTCCACGATCCTCCTCGCCGCGTGGCTCCAGCTGCAGCTCCAGGTCCCGGTGTCGGTCGTGACCTCCCCGCGTGCCACGGGCTCGAGCGGCATCCACGGCGTCTCGCTCGTCCGTGAGTCCGGCACCATCGAGCTCGAGCGCTCCCTGGTCGACGTGGCGACGCTGTCGATGCCGGGTCAGCCGGTGCACGACCTGTCGCTGCCGCGCCGGAACCTGCGCGACTGTCTCGCAGAGGAACTCCGTAGACTCGACCCGGACGTCCTCTTCGGAGACGTCGTCAAGCACGGGGTGGCCCAGCTCCGCGAGCACATCGCGGACTGACCGCACCACTCGGTCGGGTCGCATGTCCAGCGCGGACGTGGGACCCGACCGGACCGAAGGCGGTCCACCACGGCCCGCCGACCTGAACACGGGAGTCACGTGACCAACGAACGGCGGGTGCTGGTGCACCCGGACAAGCAGGCCCTCGGCGCGTCCGTCGCCGCACGCTTCATCACGAAGATCATCGACGTGCTGGACGAGCAGGAGCGCGCGGACATCGCCATCAGCGGTGGTTCGGTGTCGACCCTCGTGCTCGCCGCCATCGGCCAGTCGCAGGCGCGTGAGAGCGTCGACTGGTCGAAGGTGCACGTCTGGTGGGTCGACGAGCGCTGGGCGCCCGAAGGGGATGCCGACCGCAACGTCACCGGCACGCAGGCCGACTTCTTCGACCACGTCGGCATCCCGGCGTCGAACATCCACCCGATGGCCGCGTCCGACGCCGGCATCTCCATCGACGAGGCCGCGGCGCGGTACGAGCGCGAGCTGCAGGACGCGGCGCCCGACTCGGCCGTCGCGCCGAAGTTCGACATCACGCTCCTCGGCGTCGGCCCGGACGGCCACACCGCGTCGCTCTTCCCGGAGTTCGCGCAGCTGTCGATCACCGACCGCACGGTCGTGCCGGTCGACGACTCCCCCAAGCCCCCGCCGCAGCGCCTGACCCTGACCTACCCGGCGATCAACGCGTCGCAGCGCGTGTGGGTCATCCTGTCCGGCGCCGAGAAGGCCTCGGTCCTCGGCCTGGCACTCGCTGGTGCCTCCGTCGACGAGGTCCCCGTCGGCGGCGTGCAGGGTCGCAAGCGCACCGTGTTCTTCGTGGACCAGGACGCCGCCCGCGACGTCCCCGAGAACCTGATCGCGTCGACGTACTGACGTCCCGCACCCTGTGACAGGAGGCCCGGTGCCAGCTGGCACCGGGCCTCCCGTCGTTCCGGGGTCGCCCCCCAACCCGCGCGAGGTTCCGAAATCATGGCATCTCGCGCCCACTGACCGGTCACTCGCGGAACCGCGACGCCAGCCGCGCGGCGAGTCGTGCGATCTCGAAGACCGCCGCACCGCTGATCGCCACCCGCAACGACGAAGGCCCCCGCACCGGAGTGCGGGGGCCTTCGTGACGTTCGGTGCTACTTCGCGGTACCGCGACGCTGCCGGAGCTGCTGCAACGCGTCTTCGAGGAGCTGTGCTGCTTCTTCCTCGGTGCGGCGCTCCTTGACGTACGCCAGGTGGGTCTTGTACGGCTCGGTCTTCGTGACCTGCGGCGGGTTCTCCTTGTCGCGGCCAGCCGGGAGCCCGGTGGACGGCGAGTCGACCGTCTCCGGGATCTCGTCGTCGGGGAGGTTCGCCGCGAAGTAGCGGACGACCTCGTTCCCCAACGCGTCCCAGTACGAGATCGCGACGCGCTCGGCCTGGACCCCGCGGTCCTGCTCCCCCATCGGGCCTGCGCCGACGCGCGACCCCCGGATTGCACTGCCTCCTGATGCCATGGCTCAGCTCCCCGCTGTGAACTTGTTGATGAGACCGAGCACGATGATGCTCACGATCCAGAGCAGACCGAGGATCACCGTGATGCGGTTCAGGTTGCGCTCGGCCACGCCGGACGCCCCGAGGTTGCTCGTCACACCGCCACCGAACATGTCGGAGAGGCCGCCACCGCGGCCCTTGTGCAGGAGGATGAGGAGCGTGAGCAGGAGGCTCGTGATTGCGAGCAGGACCTGCAGCACGACGGAGAGTATCGCCACGACGTACCTTTCGTGTCAGTCAGCCATGCAAGTGTACCGGGCCGCCGGAGCGGCCGGGTCACCGGCACGGGCGTGGCTCGGGCCGGCCACGGTGACGCGGCCGGCCCGAACTGGTCGGATCAGAGTCCGACGTGCTGCCGGAAGCGCGCGATCGCCGCGAACTCCTGCACGTCGAGGGACGCGCCACCGACGAGCGCGCCGTCGACGTCGGGCTCGCGGAGGAAGCCCGCGATGTTGCCCGACTTGACGGAGCCGCCGTACAGCACGCGCGTCGCGGCGGCGAGGTCCTCGCCCCACGCGGCGGCGATTCCCCGGCGGATGGCGGCGCACTCGTCCTGCGCCTGGTCGGCCGACGCTGCCTGGCCGGAACCGATGGCCCAGACGGGCTCGTACGCGACGACGATCTCGGACGGCTGCACGGCGTCGAGGACGACCTGCAGCTGCTCGACGGCAACGACACCGGCGCCGCGTTCTTCACGCTGCTCGCCGGTCTCGCCCACGCACACCACCGGGACGACGCCGTGCTTGACGGCGGCGGCCGTCTTGGCGGCCACGACCTGGTCGCTCTCCCCGTGCATCGTGCGGCGCTCGGAGTGTCCGACGATCACGTACGCGGCGTCGAGTGCCGCGAGGAACGCACCAGAGACGTCACCGGTGTACGCACCCGAGTCGTGCTGGGACAGGTCCTGGGCGCCGAAGCGGATCGGGAGCTTGTCGGCCGAGATGAGCGTCTGCACGCTGCGCAGGTCGGTGAAGGGCGGGAACACCGCGACCTCGACGTCGTCGAAGTCGTGGCGTGCGTCCTTCAGCGTCCACGCGAGCTTCTGCACGGTCGCGATCGCCTGGAGGTGATCGAGATTCATCTTCCAATTGCCGGCGATGAGCGGAACGCGATTCATGCTGCACTCTCCACAAGCTTGCCGGCGATGAGCGGTGTTCGGGTCATCGGGTCCATCCGAGTGCTTCGAGACCGGGCAGCGACTTGCCCTCGAGGAACTCGAGGCTCGCACCGCCGCCGGTCGAGATGTGGCCGAACTGGTCGTCGGAGAACCCGAGCGACCGCACGGCCGCGGCGGAGTCACCACCGCCGACGACCCCGAGGCCGTCGACCTCGGTCAGGGCCTGCGCGACGGTCTTCGTCCCCGCGGCGAAGGCCGGGAACTCGAACACGCCCATCGGGCCGTTCCAGAACACGGTCTTCGACCCGGACACCGCGCGGGCGAACCGCTCGGCCGTCTCCGGACCGATGTCGAGGCCGATGCCGTCGGCACCGAACGACGACGACTCGATCGCGTCAGCGGCCACCGTCTCGTGATCGGCGTCCGCTGCGAAGCCGGATGCCACGACGACGTCGGTCGGCAGGTCGATCGTCACGCCGAGCTCGTCCGCGCGCGACAGGTACTCGCGGACGACGTCGAGCTGGTCCTGTTCGAGCAGGGACTTGGCGACGCCGTGGCCCTGAGCCGCCAGGAAGGTGAAGAGCATGCCGCCGCCGATGCAGAGCGTGTCGACCTGCGGGAGCAGGTGGTCGATCACACCGAGCTTGTCGCTGACCTTCGATCCGCCGAGCACCACCGTGTAGGGGCGCTCGGGGGTCGCGGTGAGGCGCTCGAGCACGCGCAGTTCGGTCTCGATGAGCCCACCCGCAGCCGAGGGCAGCACCGACGCGAGCTCGTAGACCGAGGCCTGCTTGCGGTGCACGACACCGAACCCGTCGGACACGAAGGCGTCGGCCATGGCGGCGATGCGCTCCGCGAAGGCCTGGCGCTCGGCTGCGTCCTTCGAGGTCTCCTCCGGGTTGAAGCGGAGGTTCTCGAGCAGCAGGACGTCACCGTCCTGGAGCTCGTCGGCTGCCGCACCGGCCAGGTCACCGACGGTCTCGTCGACGAACTCGACCGGCTTGCCGAGCAGCTCGGCCAGACGCTGCCCCACCGGCGCCAGCGAGTACTCCGGTGTCGGCGAGCCGTCCGGGCGACCGAGGTGCGAGATCACGATGACGCGAGCGCCGGCCGTGATGAGCGTGTTCAGCGTGCCGAGGGACGCGCGCACGCGCCCGTCGTCCGTGATGACCCCGTCCTTGAGCGGGACGTTGAGGTCACACCGGACGACGACGCGCTTGCCGGCGAGGTCACCGAGGTCGCCCCAGTGACCGGGGCTCCCCAGGGTTCGGAGGCTCATGTGTTACAGACGCTCGCCGACGTACTCGGTCAGGTCGACGAGGCGGTTCGAGTAGCCCCACTCGTTGTCGTACCACGAGGTGATCTTGACGAGGCCGCCGATGACCTTGGTCAGGCCGGAGTCGTAGATCGAGGAGTGCGGGTCCGTGGTGATGTCGGTCGACACCAGCGGGTCCTCGCTGTAGAGCAGGATGCCCTTCATCGGGCCCTCGGCTGCTTCCTTGTAGGCGGCGTTGATCTCGTCGACCGTGACCTCGGACTTGGTCTCGAGGGTGAGGTCGGTGATCGAACCGGTCGGGACCGGGACGCGGAGCGCGAAGCCGTCGAGCTTGCCGGCGAGCTCCGGCATGACGAGACCGATGGCCTTGGCGGCACCGGTCGAGGTCGGGACGATGTTGAGTGCGGCCGCGCGGGCACGACGGGGGTCCTTGTGCGGGCCGTCCTGCAGGTTCTGGTCGGCGGTGTACGCGTGCACCGTCGTCATGAGCCCGCGCTCGATGCCGAACTTGTCGTGGAACACCTTGGCGAGCGGCGCGAGGCTGTTCGTGGTGCACGACGCGTTCGAGATGATGTTGTGGTTTGCCGGGTCGTACTGGTCCTCGTTCACACCGAGCACGATGGTGACGTCGTCACCGGTGGCCGGGGCGGAGATGATGACCTTCTTGGCGCCCGCGTCGATGTGCTTCTGCGCGTCGGCGGCCTTGGTGAAGAACCCGGTCGACTCGATGACGATGTCGACACCCAGGTCGCCCCAGGGGAGGTTGGCGGGATCGCGCTCCGCGAGGACCTTGATCGGCTTGCCGTCGACCACGATGTTGTCGCCGTCGAGCTCGACGGAGACGCCGAGGCGACCGGTGATCGAGTCGAACTTGAGCAGGTTCGCCAGAGCGGCGTTGTCCGTGAGGTCGTTCACAGCGACGATCTCGAGGTCGCTGCCCTTGGCCAGAGCGGCCCGGAAGAAATTACGGCCGATGCGGCCGAAGCCGTTGATGCCGATCTTGACGGTCAATGGTTCTCCTGGTGGGTGTGGAGCGCTCGGAGGGCGCTGCTTGTTCGGAGTCGAGGGCCCTGCGACAGGCCCGCGTGTGCTGGACGATACGCCCGCGACGTCGCCCTCACGACCCTAGCAGTCGGAGCTTCAGCACCCGTTCGTGTGACGTGCAGACGGGCGTCAGGCGCCTTCGAGCTCCTCGGGGACGCTCGCCTCGGTACCGGGGACGTCGAGCTCGACGGCGCGCTTGTCGGCCATCGCGAGCAGACGGCGGATCCGACCGGCGATCGCGTCCTTGGTCATGGGCGGGTCGGCGTGCTGGCCGAGCTCGTCGAGGGACGCGTCACGGTGGGCCAACCGGAGCGACCCGGCGTACCGCAGGTGGTCGGGGACCTCGTCGCCGAGGATCTCGAGTGCGCGCTCGACCCGTGCGCAGGCGGCGACGGCCGCCTGGGCGGAACGCCGGAGGTTGGCGTCGTCGAAGTTCACGAGCCGGTTCGCCGTGGCGCGGACCTCGCGGCGCTGACGCATCTCCTCCCAGTCCGCGGTGGTGCGGGCCGCGCCCATCGCGGTGAGCATCTGTCCGATCGCCTCGCCGTCGCGGATGACGACGCGGTGCACACCGCGGACCTCGCGGCCCTTCGCGGCGATGCCGAGGCGCGAAGCGGCTCCCACGAGTGCCATCGCCGCCTCGTTGCCGGGGCAGGTCACCTCGAGTGCGGCGGCCCGGCCGGGGTCCGTGAGGGTGCCGGCGGCCAGGAAGGCACCTCGCCAGATCGCGGCGAGGTCCTCGCGGTTGCCCGTGGTCAGACGGTTCGGCAGACCACGCACCGGACGACGGCGGGCGTCCATCAGACCGGTCTGCCGTGCGAGGGTCTCCCCCGCCTCGAGCACGCGGACCAGGTAGCGGGTCCCGCGACGGGACGATGCCGTGGAGCCGACCGAGGCCTCGCTCCGGACGCCGTACAGCTCGGCCAGGTCCTTGCGGACGCGGTGGACGATGATCCGCGTGTCGACCTCGACCTCGACGGCGATCCTGCCGGAGATGACGTGCAGGCCACCCGCGAACCGGAGGATCGTCGCGAGTTCGGCGGCACGGACCGTGTTGCGGCCCACGGCGACCCTGGCCAGTTCGTCCTTGACCTCGGCAGTCAACGGCACAGCATCATTCCTTACGTTCAGTCGGTGGTGGGGTTCTGCATCCCGGTGGCGCACACGTGTGGAGCGGCCGGTGGGACGGTCACTCCCGGCCGAGATCTCGGTTCTTCACACGCACGGCGACGTTGGGCATCCCACGGAGGAGGCTCGCCAACTCGGCGACGATGGCGACCGAGCGGTGCTTGCCGCCGGTACAGCCGATGGCGATCGTAGCGTGTCTTTTGTTCTCGCGCTGGTACCCGTCGAGGACCGGCTCGAGCACGGCGGCGTAGCGGTCGACGAACGTGCGGGACCCCGCCTGCGCGAGGACGTACTCGGACACGGGTGCGTCCAGACCGGTGTGCGGACGGAGTTCCGGCACCCAGTACGGGTTCGGGATGAACCGCACGTCGGCCACCATGTCGGCGTCGGCGGGCAGTCCGTACTTGAACCCGAAGCTCATCAGCGTGACCTGGACGCCGGTGAAGCGGTCCTCGGCGAACTTCTCGGTCACGGTGTTGGCGAGCTGGTGGATGTTGAGGTCGGACGTGTCGATGATCACGTCGGACGCCTCGCGCAGCCCGAGCAGCCGCGTGCGCTCACGGGCGATGCCGTCGAGCAGCGTGTCCTCGCCCTGGAGCGGGTGCGGTCGCCGGACCTGCTCGAAGCGCCGGACGAGGACCTGGTCGGTCGCCTCGAGGAAGAGCACCCGGACGCGGGCCGAGGTCGCCGCCCGGAGTCGTTCGACGGCGTGTTCGGGATCGGTGAAGTAGCGGCCCCCGCGGACGTCGACCACGGCGGCGAGCTTCGGGATCTTCTCGCCGGCGCGGTCGGCCAGGTCGGTGAGCGGGCCGAGCATCTGCGTCGGCAGGTTGTCGACCACGTACCAGTCGAGGTCCTCGAGCGCCTTGCCCACCGTTGAGCGCCCGGCGCCGGACATCCCGGTCACGATCAGGACGTCGTGCTGCGGACTCGCATCGGTGTCGGTCATCTGGAGATGTGCTCCGTCGTCGCTGCCCGGGCGCGTCGCTCGGGCGGGCCGGGGGCCCGCAGGGGCGGGCCGGGGTGAGTGTGCTCGGGGACCAGGCTATCGCCCGTTCGGGGGTCGCGGACCCGACGGCCGGGAGGACCGTGGTGACGTCACGACGGCAACTGCGGACCGCCGCCGGTCACCTCGGGGACCCGCACCGGGCCTGCTGTCCGGTCTGCGCTGCCCGGGCCGCCGTCGGCGTCGGGCGCGCTGCCGGGACCGGGGGCGCTGCGAGGCCCGGGGGCGCTGCCAGGCTCGGGGGCGCTCGTGGGTGACTCCCCCGTCGGCACGCTGGCCGGCACCGTCTGCAGCTTCCGCACGACCGCTGCGGCGGTCGCCGGGCCGACACCCTGCACCTCGCCGATCTCGTCCGCCGTGGCGGACCGCAGGCGGGCGACCGAGCCGAAATGCTTCAGCAGCGCGCTGACGCGGCTCGGCCCGAGACCGGGGATCTCGGACAGCTGCGTGCGGACGTCGCGCTTGCGGCGGCCCCGCTGGTGGGTGATGGCGAACCGGTGGGCCTCGTCGCGGATGCGCTGGATGAGGAACAGGGCCTCGGAGTTGCGCGGCAGGATCACCGGGAAGTCGTCGTCGGGCAGCCAGAGTTCTTCGAGGCGCTTGGCGATGCCGACGAGGGCGATGTCGGTGACCCCGGCCTCGTCCATCGCCCGCTTGGCTGCGGCCACCTGCGGCTGCCCGCCGTCGACGATGAGCAGCTGCGGGCGGTAGGCGAAGCGCTTGGTCGGCTTCTCGACCGCGACCACGCCCTCGGCGTTCTGGTCCGGCTGGTCCGGCAGTTCGGCGTCCTCGTCGAGACGGGCGAGGCGCCGCGTGAGCACCTGGTGCATGCTGTCGGTGTCGTCACGGGTCTCGGCGATCGAGTAGCGGCGGTACTGGTCCTTGCGCGGCAGACCGTCCTCGAAGACGACCATCGACGCGACGACGTTCGTGCCCTGCAGGTGCGAGATGTCGTAGCACTCCATGCGCAGGGGCGCCTCGGACATGCCCAGGGCGTCCTGGATGTCGGCCAGCGCGGCGGCACGCGTGGTGTAGTCGGCGGACCGCTTCGTCTTGTAGAGCATGAGCGCCTGTTGCGCGTTCTGCGAGGCCGTCCGGGCGAGCCCGGCGCGGTCGCCGCGCTGCGCGGTGCTGAGCTTCGTGCCACGCCCCCCACGCCGCTCGCTGAGCCACTGCTGCAACGCGTCGGCATCGTCCGGGAGCTCCGGCACGACGACCTCGCGCGGGGGCTCCTCGGTCGTCGGGCTGGTCAGTGGACCGCCGGCCCGCGACGACAGCTCGGCATCGGCGTATACACCCTGCACGATCTGCTCCACCAGCTCGCCCGTCGTGATGTCGAGCTCCTTGTCGACGACCCACCCGCGGACACCGCGGATGCGACCACCGCGGACGGAGAACAGCTGCACGGCGGCCGCGAGTTCGTCCTCGGCGATGCCGAACAGGTCGAGGTCGACCGAGTCCTTGAGCACCACCGCGGACTTCTCGAGCACGGCTTCGAGTGCCCCGACCTGGTCGCGGTACTTCGCCGCCTGTTCGTACTGCATGGCGTCGGCCGAGGCCCCCATGCGCTGCCGGAGCTCGGTGATCACGCGGCGGTCGTAGCTGTTCATGAACCGCACGAACTCGTCGACGAGCGCGCGGTGCTCGGCGATCGTGACGCGCTGCGAGCACGGGCCCCCGCACTTGCCGATCTGCCCCGGGAAGCACGGCTTGCCGGTCTGCATGGCGCGCTTGTACGACGAGTCCGAGCAGGTGCGGATCGGGAACACCTTGATCATCAGGTCGATGGTGTCGTGCACGGCCCAGATCTTCGGGTACGGACCGAAGTACTTGGCCCCCCGGATCTTGCGGTTGCGCGTGACCATCACCCGGGGGGCTT
This genomic interval carries:
- a CDS encoding RNA polymerase-binding protein RbpA, producing the protein MASGGSAIRGSRVGAGPMGEQDRGVQAERVAISYWDALGNEVVRYFAANLPDDEIPETVDSPSTGLPAGRDKENPPQVTKTEPYKTHLAYVKERRTEEEAAQLLEDALQQLRQRRGTAK
- the zwf gene encoding glucose-6-phosphate dehydrogenase is translated as MSPVAITPEHNPLRLPTDRRLNRIAGPSTLIIFGVTGDLSRKKLMPAVYDLANRGLLPPGFALVGFARRDWEDQDFSQLVHDAVKEHSRTPFDEDVWRQLEQGIRFVQGSFDDPEAFVQLKETVDALDAERGTLGNHAFYLSIPPKMFPVVTEQLKLSGLTEKAEGSWSRVVVEKPFGSDLRTARELNAIVESVFAPDDVFRIDHYLGKETVQNLLTLRFANQMYEPIWNSNYVDHVQITMAEDIGVAGRAAYYDGIGAARDVIQNHLLQLLALTAMEEPVSFKAGHLRAEKEKVLSAVELPSDLSTATARGQYDGGWQGGEKVLGFLEEAGMNPESTTETFAAIKLNIATRRWQGVPFYLRAGKRLGRRVTEIAIVFKRVPEDVFGIPQSPLGQNALVIRVQPDEGVTLRFGSKVPGVGTQVRDVTMDFGYGHAFTEASPEAYERLILDVLLGDPPLFPRHQEVELSWKILDPIEEFWRTQGQPEQYRPGTWGPASADDLLTRDGRTWRRP
- a CDS encoding glucose-6-phosphate dehydrogenase assembly protein OpcA, which translates into the protein MKIDLPNTTVSKIQKTLVHIREEGGAVALGRVLTLIISTALGHEEEAIAAANEASREHPMRVIIVSKNDGDIASPGRLDAQIRVGSDAGASEVIVLRAYGETATNEESLVTGLLLPDAPVIAWWPGIAPLKPAESSLGRIAQRRITDAATQKDPSAAITALAESYVPGDTDFAWTRLTLWRNQLAAALDQPPYEPITGVEVSGASDSPSTILLAAWLQLQLQVPVSVVTSPRATGSSGIHGVSLVRESGTIELERSLVDVATLSMPGQPVHDLSLPRRNLRDCLAEELRRLDPDVLFGDVVKHGVAQLREHIAD
- the tpiA gene encoding triose-phosphate isomerase; the protein is MNRVPLIAGNWKMNLDHLQAIATVQKLAWTLKDARHDFDDVEVAVFPPFTDLRSVQTLISADKLPIRFGAQDLSQHDSGAYTGDVSGAFLAALDAAYVIVGHSERRTMHGESDQVVAAKTAAAVKHGVVPVVCVGETGEQREERGAGVVAVEQLQVVLDAVQPSEIVVAYEPVWAIGSGQAASADQAQDECAAIRRGIAAAWGEDLAAATRVLYGGSVKSGNIAGFLREPDVDGALVGGASLDVQEFAAIARFRQHVGL
- the pgl gene encoding 6-phosphogluconolactonase, translated to MTNERRVLVHPDKQALGASVAARFITKIIDVLDEQERADIAISGGSVSTLVLAAIGQSQARESVDWSKVHVWWVDERWAPEGDADRNVTGTQADFFDHVGIPASNIHPMAASDAGISIDEAAARYERELQDAAPDSAVAPKFDITLLGVGPDGHTASLFPEFAQLSITDRTVVPVDDSPKPPPQRLTLTYPAINASQRVWVILSGAEKASVLGLALAGASVDEVPVGGVQGRKRTVFFVDQDAARDVPENLIASTY
- a CDS encoding glucose-6-phosphate isomerase, coding for MTVSIAASGDAARAIEQVVPRLVTDLVASGITAQDPDLWGPSAETEAASRLGWVEAVAVSRPLVARIVELREQLLADGVDHVVLAGMGGSSLAPEVITRTAGVPLTVLDSTDPAQVTAALTDRLERTVLVVSSKSGSTLETDSQRRAYEQAFRDAGIDPAQRIVVVTDPGSPLEASATDAGYRVFTADPTVGGRYSALTAFGLVPAGLAGADIAELLDEADAISALLAVDIDENPGLVLGAVLAGTSPLRDKIGIVPDGTHIIGFADWAEQLIAESTGKSGTGLLPVVLDVDAPELTADLPDLQVIRLVGSRDDERHVAEGEVEITGTLGGQFLVWEYAVAVAGRLLGIDPFDQPDVEAAKVATRALLDGDGTPVPSAAPSFQDRGVTVTATGLETGGGLDQAMSSLLSGVGADGYVAIQAYVDRNVNRELAVLRDVVAEHVGRPVTFGWGPRFLHSTGQYHKGGPATGVYLQILADDAGDLPIPGRPFTFGQLIRAQAAGDASVLAQHGRPVLTLSSGDLPALTDVVTAALQGPTPTS
- the secG gene encoding preprotein translocase subunit SecG, with amino-acid sequence MAILSVVLQVLLAITSLLLTLLILLHKGRGGGLSDMFGGGVTSNLGASGVAERNLNRITVILGLLWIVSIIVLGLINKFTAGS